GTCTTAGCCAAGTGGGCTCTCCAAGCTCTGAGCATGGAGGTTGCTCTCACACAACCAATTGCTCTGAACCTCAGACAGTTGAAAGCTGGTGCCAAGCTAGCATCACACCTGACTGAGTGCCCACAGGGCCTCACAGCGCTGCTGCGTGAAGGGGCCCTGGGTGTTTTACTGGAGCTGCTCCACGCAGACCACTTATCTTCCACTCTGAAGCTGTGTATCTTTAGAGCTCTGGACGCTCTGACTAGCGCTCCTGCTGGTGTGGAAGCTTTCCTACACGCAGGAGAGTCGGAGAAGAGTGGATATCAGGTAAGCAATGATGAACAAGTACAGAATCTTCCAAATCGTTTCTCTGTTTACAGTACACAATATATTCAGGTTTTCCACTTCATTATTTAACATTGGACTCCAGTTGGATTTTCCTTAGAGCTAGAGAACCAAAATCCAATGAAAATTCTTGATCTTCAATTTCTTTTTGAATGCAGCACATATTTAATTGATTCTGTTATTTACCTAGAAGCTAGTCCACCTCACAGCCCACCCTTGACAATTGcagaaaacaaacctgtgtAGAAACACTGACTAGTAGAAGAAACAGTATAAAGATTGATCACTGCTTTATGTCCTTCTCAGCATTTAGTCCAGCTGTTCCTACGTGAAGAAACCGTGAGGGTCATAACTGCTGGCAATGCCATATTACAGAAGAGTCACATGTACGAGGTACTGGTCGACCTTCAgaatacagcagcagcatggagtGAAACACACCAGGTACatagatgcacacacaggtATGTTTGAAACGCCAGAGTACATATATTTCTGTATTGATCGCAGCTATCATCCACaggaggacatggaggaggccgacAGCCCCATGGAGGAGGAGCCATCGCTAGCCTACCCCCCTGTGTGCGAAGCAGAGCTCGATAGGTTGGCAGGGGTTCTTGAAGAGTTGCATCACCTGCTAGAGACGGCCCCTTACTGCATGGTGCAGCCGCCTGGAAAAGCTTTCCCAACTTCTGCAAGGATAACGGGACCACAGGAGAGAGACGATCCATATCCAGCACTGTATAGGTACATATTTACCTGCTGACCCTACAACCTACACAATGCAGAAACTCAGACACGCAGTTGAATGTTGTGACTCGTTGATTAGATTTATAATattgctctttcttttttctcaggTATATGCATGCGTGCCATTTCTTGGAGAGCACGACAGTTGTGTTGTCGGCAGCTGCTGCGGCTGGGCACGTAGGTGTTACTCAAGCAGTCAGAGAGGTCCTGCGCTTCCTGTCGCTCACCCAGCCAggtctgctcttcctcctcgccCAGCCCAGCCCCACCAACCTGCTGCTGCGTCTTCTGGCATCGATGTCTGACGCCGAGAGCGAGGAGAGCACTTTGACCGGTGGAGAGGGAGCTCTCACCGGGCCCGGGTTCGGGGAAGAGGGCTTCGGCGTGTGGTTAATGCAGGCGCTGCATGCTCTGCAGGGTGTGTCAGAGCTCATGAGCCATGTGGccacaggaggagaggggggagctgggCTGGAGGAAGGTGACAATGCAGAGGTACTGGGGTTGCTGCATGCGCTCTACCTGATGACCTTCACTCAGACCGGTCGCAGTGCTGTGGCCCACATTTGTAGCCTGGACAACAACCTCTCCTGTCTGGTGACCCTGCTCCAGCACCACAGCAAAGATGGACAGGGGTACAGCTGTTGTCTTCTTCGCCTTttgttcctcttcatcactttgCACTGGTGTCTGATTATGTTTCCActgtttttgtcttcttctcttttagTGAAGCGAAGGCTCGCAAAGCAGTGACATATAATTATGCCTGTATGCTGGTGTTACTTGTGGTGCAGGGCTCTAATGAACTGAGGATGATGGAACAGTTTGCTTCTCCACTGCTCTCCTTAGCCAAGGCTGATGACACCAATGCCAAGTTACAAGGTAACTATCGCTAATGTAGACCTAGTTATCATGTCATATAAGAAGgttttgttgtgaatgtgtctttcttttattcttcaGAGCTCAGTAAATGGTTGGAGCCTCTCGAAAAACTTCGCTTTGAGATCGGCAGCATTCCCACCCTCCTAGAATACATTAAACAGGTACAGATCTCACTCAGTAAACATCCTGCTGAAGTAAAGCAACATTTCACTATGTTTTCACTTCGTCTTTCAGTCTCTTATATTCCCTGGAGACAATCCTAATACTTCCTGAGTGATAAATCTCAGTTGTCAGTGTTTGGGTGGCTGCCAGTGATTTGTCTACAACATTGAGTTCTTTCTTTGAAGGAATCAAAGCCTCTCACATAACCCGAACCACCAGGGACTGGCCTCTCtaagtaaaatcatttttattcagcTGATATTTATAGAGCTCATTCAATATTATCATCAGAGGAAAATGGAGCATTTTTGTCACCACGTAAAAAAACTGTTCAGCTGGCAGGGTGGCTCATATTCCCCTAACGTACATAGGAATGCAAACTTTATAAACAACAAAACTGTTAACAAAGCAAGAAGTTACACACTAAACTGTGTGTTCTCAACTCATCCTGCTTCTGAACTGCAAAATCATCAGTTATATTACCTTGGAATGCAGCACTTCACTGACAAGTCTGAACAACTCCAACATGTACCTGTTCCGTAGCATGTTTGAGTCCAGGCTATATACAAATAATGATTGCTGTgatttttaaagatgtattttctcttccattcagaatgtggaaaatgtgttgaCTGCTGACGGAACTGGTCTTGTCACTGCGCTCAGGGTTCTCGGTCACATTGCCAGCCCCCCTCCTGCCGTCGAAGGTAAAGGACACAAagcatggttttatttttcaaggtGTTCATTGAATCTCAAAATAAGCTGCTCTGTAACTACACTTCTGGTCTTCTCTATCGTACACATTTCTCACCATGTCGCCTCCTTTCTGCAGGTCAGCAGAGGGATCTCAAGTGGAGTCTCGCAGGGGTTCAGCTGTTCTCAGGCGAGGGTCTGGATACGTGTGTGCGTATCCTGCAGAAGCTGTGCAGCGTGTTGCTGCAGCCATGGCGTGTGCACGGACACATGGGCCCCACGCCGCAACGCTGCATGATCCTCAGTATATGCATCAGCACGCTCAGGTTGTTGCGCACCATGTTGACAGAGCTCCTCCGCCGGGGAGCCTTTCAGTTCAGGGACACTCGTGTTGCCAGTGTGTTGGTGACGCTCCACATGATTGTTTGCTCCATCCCTGCGTCTGGACGTCTGGACGGGGAGGAGACCAGAGTGCAGGCTTTAATTGTGGATGTGCTGCTCACCTTCACACAGGGTGTCAATGAGAAGGTGTGTGACTGAGGGAGGACGAAGGCTTTTTGTTTAACCAATCAATACAACTCAGAAAGTGTCACTGGGCATCATTTTTctgagacaatgtgtgtgtttgctgcaggtgACTCATACAGAAGAGACTCTGGCCAGTAACACTTGGTCACTGATGCTGAAGGAGGTGCTGGGCTCACTGCTGAAAGCCCCTGAAGGTCTGTTCTCTGGTCTGACGCTGCTGTCTGAGCTCCTGCCTCTGCCACTCCCGATGCAGAGCACTCAGGTACCTCATCTCACTCCTACCCCTCTACCTGCTTATCTGTTTGGTACATAAGAATGATTGTGTTGACATACTGCTGTCTCCGTAGGTGATATCAGTCCAAGATGTGGCTGTAGCTTTAAACACAAGGAAGCTGTGGAGCATGCACATACGGGCGCAGTGGAAAGTGTTTTCTGAGgcgctgaggtgtgtgtgtggaactaCATGCCCTCCTCTCTTAGCCATGCTGAGGAGAGTGTTCGTTCAACTGGCAGACCTGTCTTCACCCACTGCGACGCTCATCATGAAGAccctggtggagctgctgctggaggagctgcagccgtGAGTgaagcacattcacacactaaGTTAATTGTGATTATGCTGTTAATTGTGTTTTAACTGAATAATGTGTGCTAACTGCAGGGTGGAGGGGAAAGGTGTGTGCTGGGTCCAGGCCCTCCGTCTGCTTTCTTTGATGGATGCCCTGGTGTCACAGAGAGCTTGTAAGAGCGCAGCATTACACCTCCTCTCTGGGGCGGTGTCTGGAGATGAACAACTGGCCGATCTGTTCCCATTGCTTCTGCCACTGTTGGTTCCTCCCACCGGCCCCTGcttacaacagcagcagtgcagcGAACTAGTGGGGACAATATTACAGTCACTGTGTGACCAAGTAAGTAATGAAGTGCACATGAAGGCAAACAACGTAACGTCCATATAGGGAGAGGAAtaaaacagataataaaaatcTCTGTCTTCATCAGGACATTTCTTTGGTGATATCTCCACCTGGTGAAAGCTGTGTGTCTGAGGTCGAGCAGCTAGCCAATGCACTTCCGGGGCgagagatgatgtcatcagtgtgCAATGCCTTGTTAGAGGTTTTGGGGAATGCAGAGAGCAgcgtccctctcctcctcacctctctcagGACTTTGACATTCTTCACAGAGCACGACTATGGACTTTACCACTTCAAAGTGTAAATGACaatgtttccttcatgtttctTGGAATAACCATTGTTTCCTGTAATGATTACTTTTAGATTCTTCTCTAAGTCAAACGAGCCGTTGGTGACGGTTCATCTTTCTTTCAGTGCTCTGAAGAAACATGGTGCGGCTCTGTGCTCGCTCTTAAAGAGGCTGGTGTGTGCATTTAACAAGGACTCAGCAGATCTGCTCTCAGCTCTGCTGGACTTCCTCAGACAGATCCTCAACACAGATGCAATGGTAAGTACTTGGCTCTATGTCTAAATAAGTAGTTGTTACAtaaggaaaaacacaagagcTTTATTCTCTCATAGATTTTCCTACGTTCTGTGatagttaataataataataattttattgttgGATCTGTCTGTTCTAATTCAGTGTGTTGACGAGGCTCAGGGGTCTGGTGAAGAGACTTCCTTCTCCCATGCTCCACGGTTTCTGTCCGGCTCTGAGATGAAAGCTCTGCTGCAGTGGGAGGAGTCTGAGTCACATCCGCTCCCGACTTTGGAGAAACAGATTACGGTACAAATGATGCATGTATGGTTTTTTAATTAGGGTTGGTGAGGCCTTGAcattaaactgtgtgtttttctgtagaAACTTTCTAAAGAAGATGAATCACTGGAGGCCATGTTGGAAAATGTGATTGTTCTGAGGCAGACGCTGGAGACGGCCACCGACACACCTCCAGCTGCTGACACTGAGCCCACTCTGCCGGCTCCTGAGACACTCGGGGCCCAATTTAACCACAGGTTCTGTCTCTGGTTGACACAAAATTACATTGACAaagatttttgtgtgtgtgtgtgtgtgtgtgtgtgtatgtatatcaAGTTTTTGAGATCTTTGTCCTTAAAGTCATCCACCACAGTGAAAGCATGTACAATCCCAGTAAaggaaaatgacaaaataatctAATCAAATATTCATAACAAAATGGCTTTTAGTACAAAAGCTTTCTTTGAAACTAGAGCTAACCCGACTAATCATAACCTTTGTGCGTTTTTATCTGCAGGACTGTGTTTATCCTGTCAGAAGCTCTGGATGAGCAGCTGAAGGCTCTGTGGTTCTCTCCCTTCCAAACTGATGACATAGAAGCAGACCTTGACATGGTTAGTGTGCTTGTATACATACAGTGCATGTGCAAAGATCTCATGAGACCTTGAAAAGGCTTCACAATTACAGAAAAAAGTATCATCtgattcattttgtgtgttattaATCACATGTTATTACTTCCTGTAGAAACACTGTTTTTGCACTTTGCacattatcttttcttttctagtGCAATGTTTTTCAAAGCAAGAGCATAATAACAATGTATAGTTTAAAAGCTACAAACAACATGGTTAAACAGGAGTACAACATTACAACAAGAACATGAATTTTGGCAGTAAAATTTGAAACTAAATAAAGCTGAGTCAAATACTACAAATATATTATAAACACAATAAGATCAACACTGGCAAAAACAAGCAAACTGGAAAATGTCTTCTCTTCTTATAAATTCAAACAgataattaatatattattgCCACACTTCTACAGTGACAGACCAAAAGAAAGCGGCCTTGTTTGGTTCAAACAAAaagtttctttctctcacacgaTAGCTTCCGTTCTTAAGTTTCTTTTaagtttgtgttgtgaaatCACTTAATGATTCAGCTGTTTAGattttggaaaatgaaaatggtGACAGATGATCACCTACAGTGTGGGGGCACAGTGTTTACCGGTcacccctctcttctctctatGTGGAAGGTGAAGGTGGATCTGGTGGGTCTGGCTCAGGCGTGTTGTCCAGAACTGGACCTGAAGGCAGAGCTGGAGCGCTCCTTCCTGTCTGAGCCGTCTTCTCCTGGTCACGCCAAGGCCACAAAAGGCTTTAGACTCGGCAAACACAAGCATGAGACGTTCATCACATCAAGGTTCAGGTTCAGTGTTTGGCTCATGTCACTTTAATATCCATAAACTTTTTCACAGAATCTTCAATGAACATACTAAGTGTCATTACATGTGTGTCCCTGCAGCGGTAAATCCGATTACACCGAGCCTGCCAAACGAGCCCACATCATGGCTGCTCCACGTGGCCGCGGAGGTCGAGGAGGGTTTGGACAAAATCTCTGCCGACCCCACGATATCTTCCGCCAGCGCAAACAGAACACTTCCCGTCCTCCCAGTATGCACGTGGATGACTTTGTGGCGGCAGAGTTTAAGGACATTACGCCGCTTGGGCTTTTGGCCCAAAAACGACTGCCCAAGAGTTCACCCAAACCCCCCACCAGAGGACTGTTCActggcaacagaggcagagcCACCTTCCACAGCCAGACTCGCTTTTTCACTCCACCACAACCTAAAGGGGTCCTGCTAACTGGTAGGTACACACAGAAGAGGCACACATTGAGTCACAGACACTCACTATCAGTCTTGACAATGGAGTTTGACTCAAAAATGTATTGTCAAGATCCACTTCCTGGCTTTTTCCAGGGCTTTCAACCATCTTTCATAAATGTTCTCACCACTCCATCATGATTCAACCATCTATTAGTTGCATACGTGGGTCACATGTTGACCTTCATGAAAACTGAGCAGACCTCATTTACTGATGAAGTTGGTCACATGTGGTTGAAAGCTCTGGATTAAGGTAGCAAGGGGGCCGCAGGTTTTATGTTGAACTTAACATATTTAGACTGAGCAGTATAAAATAGTAGTACTTCTTGACCAGTAGAGGGTGACaaatcttttgtttgtttcgGCAGGTAACTACACTagaagagaaggaggcagagggtCATCATGGAGCGGCCAAGTTCCAGGCATCACTCACAGAGGAACCTACAGCGAACCTCGGGGAGGCCAGGGCAACTTCACACGTGGACCGCTGCCTTCCAGACAGCCCCCAGCAAGTATGACATGCAGATATGCGCACACGTGTCATGATGTTGTTGTAGGAATTTCTAAACACTGAGCTGAAAATGTTGTCTCTGTTTCTTCCAGGTGCGTATCGCCTGGCTCCTCGGGACCGAGCTCCGCGAGGCAGAGGAGGCACCGGCCTGTCGTGGCttagtggaggtggaggtggcggCAGtgccggaggaggaggcgggggagGCGGAGGGGGGAGAGGATCTCAGGGGAGCAAGTTtagtggcggcggcggcggcggagggaGCGGAGGTGGGAGGGGCAGGCACGTTCGCTCCTTCACCAGGTAAATTCACCTGGGCAATGACTGCAGCCTTTCGTGGCAACAAATGGACCAATCAGGATATGTTGTATactgtctccatggaaacatgGTGGGATGATGTTGTCACAATGACGTACAGactgtgttgatgttttatgttttgttatgagTTGTGTTGAGAGAATAAAGGTGATCGTAAATGAGTTTTCCATTCTTATTACCCCTATGCTTATTAAATTGTGAAACTATTGCAGAGGATTACGTGATCTACAACATTATTTCAACctaaaatgtcctttttcttGACCGATGTCAGAACATCCAGGACaatatttgtgtgttggtgtatCATCAAAACTCAGCAGGTTTTCACAACAAACTGTGCAGTAGAATATGAACGCTACGCTAGCGGCCCTCCAAGAGTTGCTTTGTAGAACTTTTTCTCTGTAGTCTGAAACCCTAGAAacaattttcttatttttattcatctttttttaatacattttagtttacactttttttttatgaagccAGTATTTTAATGGACAAAATATCAGATGGATcaatgatgaagaaaataagaataatttgGTTCTGAGATCAAGAAAACTaacttgatgggaaaaaaatttAGCTGAAACTTGATGAATACAAAAACAAGGGATGTTACAAAATGGTCTGTTTGCAAATATGATGAGGGTGAGCTGAACACAActctacaaaataaatgtttttttcatataaattgGAAATCCACAGATTTGACAGATGTAAAATTACACATAAAAAGACCTGCCCTTAAAATGCAATGTGGTTCAGTTCACAGCATAACAATGTCTTTCAATTCTAATCTACACCCgcatttgatttaaaaaaacaaacatctaaaagtCATCATACCAGATGGCTACATAACTTCCTGTGCTCTTTAGTACAGTGCATGTAATTGCATCCAAATTGTTGCCAAAATATTTCtcttataaaataaaaataattcctcTTATCAGATCTGGCTCAGTCCAGTCTCCTCAGATCACAGTCACCTCCCGGTTCTTCCTCTTGATGCAGTCCAGAGTCAGACTCCGGGTACCACCCTTGCGCCCCCCCTCACCCAGCTGCGGGGATGGTGGTGGACCTGACCCATTCATCGCCTGAGCCGAATACAGAGACAGACTGGAGGAATGTAAGGACGCCTTCCTCTGCAGGTGTCTAGTCGCGTCAGAGTGTAGCTCCCACCCGGGTGTCGGCTGCGCCCCCTGATGCTGCTCTCTGGCTGTCTGGTCGACCGGATGCTGAGTCTTGATGGGCTGCAGGTCTCTCAGGAGCTCCAGCAGctctctcttctccagctcTGCCTCGGCCTGCTCCTGTCGCCTCAGACGCTCTGCTCCCAACAGGGCTCGCATGTCACACATCACACGGGACAACTGATCCTGGAGGGAGAGGATTACTCAGTATGCACCAACATGCAGCTATGAAGAACTTTCACTTTGAAGCATGAATATAGTTCTCATGTTTTGACTGTAAAAGCTCATTGTGAGGAAAGTAAATATCTCTCTGAAATGCTGTATAGTTGTGTCAAtgtataaatattcaataatgtGCCATTACatcaaacatttgattcagcaaatgtactttgtcttttctcattttaaaaactgaggaGTTACCTTGAGCTCCTCCACCTCGTTCTTCAGCTGGGACTCTTTCTGCACCATGTGTCTCCTCTGTGAGTCCAAGCGAGACTCCATCTCTCGTCGCACCTCCTCCAACTTACACAGCATCTCCGCCCTTCAGCAAACATTCAACAAGGCCAGAGTTATGATGTGCAGAGCTATTCCAGCTCTGTGCGACGAGTACCAAGACGCACCTGAGCAGCTCCACCTCTGTGCGCAGCTCtgccacacagttgtgttgtgacTGATCGGTGGAGAGAAGTGTGTGACCACAGCCGTTGGGACACTCTCTGCTGCAGAAGTTACATTCTGACAAGTGGGCCTCCAAACCTCGCCTCTCTATCTGCACGGGAcaacctgagaggagagaggcccCGTGAGACAACATTATACAAAAAGGAAACTGGGTTTAGAGAGAGCAGCACCACAATATCGATCAAGTCGAAATGTCTCTCGACTTGAATAAAACAACCAAATCTCAAAGACTGATCTGATGTGATGCACAGGTCCAATGTGAAGATGCAACTTCAAACTCCACGTGAATGGAACATGCTGCGGATTTTGTAGAATCATAATAATTCACTCTTCTGTAATTCTTTCGAGGAAAAATTACTAAAATGTGCATATGAAggtagttttttatttttattttacaacattttacacatgcacCTGCACACATACATGTGTAAAATCCAAAAGGCAGCATAGCCTGCACTCTCACAATATTCTACCAATGCTTATCCCCAGAGTTAGAACAGAACTTGGCCAAAAGGCCTTTTAATACGGTGCCCTCTCTTTCTAGAGTAATATACAGAAGGATCTGAAATTGCTTGTTACTATGGGGACATTTAAATCTATTTGAAAATAGCTTTTAATGTCACTGTGGATGCTGttgaaattattatatatttatgctCTAATTATTTTAATGCATCGTTATGATGCAAATGTAATGATGATCACATCTTAGACATTGACATTGAATATCAGGCTGAATCTAATGTTAAATAATATGTTGCTGTTGGTGTCTGTTGTATTTCACAGCAAAAGGTCACacagcatgcacacactctgTCACGATACCTACCACACCGGTAACATATGTATTCTCCACCTGCCAATGACAGGTCACAGTCACAATGTGAGCACATTCTTGTTTATACTACGAATACACACCAAACTTGTAAAACGCTCATTAAAGAATGATGGGAAGTCGACCCTCGCtgcactgtgtgtctgtgtctgtgtgtgtttgtgagagagagaggtctgtGCTGTGCAGCTTTGAGTCCTGAACCAGTCCCACTGGTGCACTAGTTTGTGGAGTAGCCATGACAACAAGACTCACCTGTTGCTCACCCCCCACACTCAGGTGTCACATTACTTTTGTGCAATTGAATCTTACGACTAGGAT
Above is a genomic segment from Hippoglossus stenolepis isolate QCI-W04-F060 chromosome 8, HSTE1.2, whole genome shotgun sequence containing:
- the virma gene encoding protein virilizer homolog isoform X3 → MAGDIATELLFLDTFKHQNAELTNVDVVRFPCGVLVTEVRVIPPGIKAHSNVPDSRAFGETSPHAFQLELFFNNVAKPNSPAFNRLGSLEYDENKSIVFRPSGKVNTDGLVLRGWYTSLTVAVYGTAERSHGHDQASPPPPPPPPPQQPTGPKRIVKQEWEKDEQYNGSPPRPAPRGPRTPPGPPPPDDDDEEQVQVTVGVVKDEPREGRDDYLEAVSPERSLPADETYSDAEPEEGDEEEEPEEEEDARTEGSALEEEEEEEEEDEGEDEEEEMEEGDDGYEQISSDEDDLDNSSFKLPTFDMDYTPEDLASVPPVQYDPYERELRPLLYFTPPYKTRFDTQFEKAIVEEPRDAGDAKEPGEEADAVAQLKELLVSIGDDRDARWVTALEEATGLLSKALAYLIKKGDSEVKDPVGVLAKWALQALSMEVALTQPIALNLRQLKAGAKLASHLTECPQGLTALLREGALGVLLELLHADHLSSTLKLCIFRALDALTSAPAGVEAFLHAGESEKSGYQHLVQLFLREETVRVITAGNAILQKSHMYEVLVDLQNTAAAWSETHQEDMEEADSPMEEEPSLAYPPVCEAELDRLAGVLEELHHLLETAPYCMVQPPGKAFPTSARITGPQERDDPYPALYRYMHACHFLESTTVVLSAAAAAGHVGVTQAVREVLRFLSLTQPGLLFLLAQPSPTNLLLRLLASMSDAESEESTLTGGEGALTGPGFGEEGFGVWLMQALHALQGVSELMSHVATGGEGGAGLEEGDNAEVLGLLHALYLMTFTQTGRSAVAHICSLDNNLSCLVTLLQHHSKDGQGEAKARKAVTYNYACMLVLLVVQGSNELRMMEQFASPLLSLAKADDTNAKLQELSKWLEPLEKLRFEIGSIPTLLEYIKQNVENVLTADGTGLVTALRVLGHIASPPPAVEGQQRDLKWSLAGVQLFSGEGLDTCVRILQKLCSVLLQPWRVHGHMGPTPQRCMILSICISTLRLLRTMLTELLRRGAFQFRDTRVASVLVTLHMIVCSIPASGRLDGEETRVQALIVDVLLTFTQGVNEKVTHTEETLASNTWSLMLKEVLGSLLKAPEGLFSGLTLLSELLPLPLPMQSTQVISVQDVAVALNTRKLWSMHIRAQWKVFSEALRCVCGTTCPPLLAMLRRVFVQLADLSSPTATLIMKTLVELLLEELQPVEGKGVCWVQALRLLSLMDALVSQRACKSAALHLLSGAVSGDEQLADLFPLLLPLLVPPTGPCLQQQQCSELVGTILQSLCDQDISLVISPPGESCVSEVEQLANALPGREMMSSVCNALLEVLGNAESSVPLLLTSLRTLTFFTEHDYGLYHFKVALKKHGAALCSLLKRLVCAFNKDSADLLSALLDFLRQILNTDAMCVDEAQGSGEETSFSHAPRFLSGSEMKALLQWEESESHPLPTLEKQITKLSKEDESLEAMLENVIVLRQTLETATDTPPAADTEPTLPAPETLGAQFNHRTVFILSEALDEQLKALWFSPFQTDDIEADLDMKVKVDLVGLAQACCPELDLKAELERSFLSEPSSPGHAKATKGFRLGKHKHETFITSSGKSDYTEPAKRAHIMAAPRGRGGRGGFGQNLCRPHDIFRQRKQNTSRPPSMHVDDFVAAEFKDITPLGLLAQKRLPKSSPKPPTRGLFTGNRGRATFHSQTRFFTPPQPKGVLLTGNYTRREGGRGSSWSGQVPGITHRGTYSEPRGGQGNFTRGPLPSRQPPASAYRLAPRDRAPRGRGGTGLSWLSGGGGGGSAGGGGGGGGGGRGSQGSKFSGGGGGGGSGGGRGRHVRSFTR
- the virma gene encoding protein virilizer homolog isoform X1; this translates as MAGDIATELLFLDTFKHQNAELTNVDVVRFPCGVLVTEVRVIPPGIKAHSNVPDSRAFGETSPHAFQLELFFNNVAKPNSPAFNRLGSLEYDENKSIVFRPSGKVNTDGLVLRGWYTSLTVAVYGTAERSHGHDQASPPPPPPPPPQQPTGPKRIVKQEWEKDEQYNGSPPRPAPRGPRTPPGPPPPDDDDEEQVQVTVGVVKDEPREGRDDYLEAVSPERSLPADETYSDAEPEEGDEEEEPEEEEDARTEGSALEEEEEEEEEDEGEDEEEEMEEGDDGYEQISSDEDDLDNSSFKLPTFDMDYTPEDLASVPPVQYDPYERELRPLLYFTPPYKTRFDTQFEKAIVEEPRDAGDAKEPGEEADAVAQLKELLVSIGDDRDARWVTALEEATGLLSKALAYLIKKGDSEVKDPVGVLAKWALQALSMEVALTQPIALNLRQLKAGAKLASHLTECPQGLTALLREGALGVLLELLHADHLSSTLKLCIFRALDALTSAPAGVEAFLHAGESEKSGYQHLVQLFLREETVRVITAGNAILQKSHMYEVLVDLQNTAAAWSETHQEDMEEADSPMEEEPSLAYPPVCEAELDRLAGVLEELHHLLETAPYCMVQPPGKAFPTSARITGPQERDDPYPALYRYMHACHFLESTTVVLSAAAAAGHVGVTQAVREVLRFLSLTQPGLLFLLAQPSPTNLLLRLLASMSDAESEESTLTGGEGALTGPGFGEEGFGVWLMQALHALQGVSELMSHVATGGEGGAGLEEGDNAEVLGLLHALYLMTFTQTGRSAVAHICSLDNNLSCLVTLLQHHSKDGQGEAKARKAVTYNYACMLVLLVVQGSNELRMMEQFASPLLSLAKADDTNAKLQELSKWLEPLEKLRFEIGSIPTLLEYIKQNVENVLTADGTGLVTALRVLGHIASPPPAVEGQQRDLKWSLAGVQLFSGEGLDTCVRILQKLCSVLLQPWRVHGHMGPTPQRCMILSICISTLRLLRTMLTELLRRGAFQFRDTRVASVLVTLHMIVCSIPASGRLDGEETRVQALIVDVLLTFTQGVNEKVTHTEETLASNTWSLMLKEVLGSLLKAPEGLFSGLTLLSELLPLPLPMQSTQVISVQDVAVALNTRKLWSMHIRAQWKVFSEALRCVCGTTCPPLLAMLRRVFVQLADLSSPTATLIMKTLVELLLEELQPVEGKGVCWVQALRLLSLMDALVSQRACKSAALHLLSGAVSGDEQLADLFPLLLPLLVPPTGPCLQQQQCSELVGTILQSLCDQDISLVISPPGESCVSEVEQLANALPGREMMSSVCNALLEVLGNAESSVPLLLTSLRTLTFFTEHDYGLYHFKVALKKHGAALCSLLKRLVCAFNKDSADLLSALLDFLRQILNTDAMCVDEAQGSGEETSFSHAPRFLSGSEMKALLQWEESESHPLPTLEKQITKLSKEDESLEAMLENVIVLRQTLETATDTPPAADTEPTLPAPETLGAQFNHRTVFILSEALDEQLKALWFSPFQTDDIEADLDMKVKVDLVGLAQACCPELDLKAELERSFLSEPSSPGHAKATKGFRLGKHKHETFITSRFSGKSDYTEPAKRAHIMAAPRGRGGRGGFGQNLCRPHDIFRQRKQNTSRPPSMHVDDFVAAEFKDITPLGLLAQKRLPKSSPKPPTRGLFTGNRGRATFHSQTRFFTPPQPKGVLLTGNYTRREGGRGSSWSGQVPGITHRGTYSEPRGGQGNFTRGPLPSRQPPASAYRLAPRDRAPRGRGGTGLSWLSGGGGGGSAGGGGGGGGGGRGSQGSKFSGGGGGGGSGGGRGRHVRSFTR